A genomic segment from Nicotiana tabacum cultivar K326 chromosome 9, ASM71507v2, whole genome shotgun sequence encodes:
- the LOC107827838 gene encoding uncharacterized protein LOC107827838 isoform X2 gives MGDLHSIAYSSSSCSSLGLGSWDFHDLQVFNTDISPFMENTPPFLSNLDSDFSSGYLQDALFKFSSKRRRLLLFDDNENYQTKDSNDSMKNLWSSNMDQHFSEDCDSFSQLTKCDSFSDVKRTEEEAISASHETYNYSSASSHDQKVNTQHSNSDKEVLRQYPTHPSFPTALGGIRLLLGGSDQKRSKKRMTAKVVYPFGVVKPGGQEGDVTLNDINERILMRPTRPVRHPVGDFACRPTVSPTGPGLSGKTVVALTKIHTQGRGTITIIRTRG, from the exons ATGGGTGACCTTCACTCCATTGCTTACAGTAGCAGTAGCTGCTCTTCCCTAGGCCTAGGAAGTTGGGATTTCCATGACCTTCAAGTTTTCAACACTGACATTTCTCCAT ttatggaGAACACTCCACCATTTCTGTCCAATCTTGATTCTGACTTCTCCAGTGGCTATCTTCAAGATGCTTTATTCAAATTCAGTTCTAAAAGAAGACGTTTGTTATTGTTTGATGATAATGAGAATTATCAAACTAAAGATTCAAACGATTCCATGAAG AATTTGTGGAGTTCAAACATGGACCAGCATTTTTCTGAGGATTGTGATTCCTTTAGCCAGTTAACTAAGTGTGATAGCTTTTCGG ATGTGAAAAGAACAGAGGAGGAAGCCATCTCAGCTTCTCATGAAACTTACAATTATTCTTCAGCATCATCTCATGATCAAAAAGTGAATACTCAACACTCCAATTCTGATAAAGAAGTCCTACGACAATATCCCACACACCCCAGTTTTCCTACTG cgTTGGGTGGAATACGTCTTTTACTGG GAGGAAGTGATCAGAAGAGATCAAAGAAAAGGATGACAGCAAAAGTGGTGTATCCATTTGGCGTAGTGAAGCCAGGAGGACAGGAAGGGGACGTGACGTTAAACGACATCAACGAGAGAATTCTGATGAGGCCGACCCGACCAGTAAGGCATCCGGTCGGAGATTTCGCCTGTCGGCCAACAGTATCTCCGACCGGACCGGGGTTGTCCGGCAAGACTGTGGTGGCACTCACTAAAATTCATACCCAAGGGAGAGGGACAATCACAATTATAAGGACTCGAGGTTGA
- the LOC142163987 gene encoding uncharacterized protein LOC142163987, with the protein MQESIMIDHNHPLYLHPSDGPSSLALGIQLIGMENYTLWRQAMKFSLLTRNKLGFVDGSITRDTNGTRFNHLWNRCNAIVKSLLRHNVSRDLLSGVLFRSSARAIWEDLRERFDKFLMGLTDGYSQARSQILMKNKAPSVNQAYAMILQDENQKMVAGSQTIPIESIEPTALFTSRNNT; encoded by the exons ATGCAGGAATCGATTATGATTGATCACAATCATCCTTTATATCTGCATCCTTCTGATGGACCGAGTTCGCTAGCATTGGGAATTCAATTGATCGGAATGGAAAACTATACACTTTGGAGGCAAGCTATGAAATTTTCGTTGCTAACACGAAACAAGCTGGGTTTTGTTGATGGTTCGATTACCAGAGATACCAATGGAACTAGGTTCAATCATCTATGGAATCGTTGTAATGCAATTGTCAAATCATTGCTAAGGCACAACGTGAGTCGCGATTTGCTGAGTGGTGTTCTGTTTCGCTCAAGTGCTCGAGCAATTTGGGAAGACCTTCGTGAGAGGTTTGATAAG TTTTTGATGGGCTTAACTGATGGCTATAGTCAAGCTCGGAGCCAGATATTAATGAAAAACAAGGCACCTTCTGTGAATCAGGCATATGCCATGATTTTGCAAGATGAGAATCAAAAAATGGTTGCTGGTAGTCAGACTATCCCTATTGAGTCCATAGAACCAACTGCCCTGTTTACTTCCAGGAATAATACTTAG
- the LOC107827838 gene encoding uncharacterized protein LOC107827838 isoform X1 produces MGDLHSIAYSSSSCSSLGLGSWDFHDLQVFNTDISPFMENTPPFLSNLDSDFSSGYLQDALFKFSSKRRRLLLFDDNENYQTKDSNDSMKNLWSSNMDQHFSEDCDSFSQLTKCDSFSDVKRTEEEAISASHETYNYSSASSHDQKVNTQHSNSDKEVLRQYPTHPSFPTGGSDQKRSKKRMTAKVVYPFGVVKPGGQEGDVTLNDINERILMRPTRPVRHPVGDFACRPTVSPTGPGLSGKTVVALTKIHTQGRGTITIIRTRG; encoded by the exons ATGGGTGACCTTCACTCCATTGCTTACAGTAGCAGTAGCTGCTCTTCCCTAGGCCTAGGAAGTTGGGATTTCCATGACCTTCAAGTTTTCAACACTGACATTTCTCCAT ttatggaGAACACTCCACCATTTCTGTCCAATCTTGATTCTGACTTCTCCAGTGGCTATCTTCAAGATGCTTTATTCAAATTCAGTTCTAAAAGAAGACGTTTGTTATTGTTTGATGATAATGAGAATTATCAAACTAAAGATTCAAACGATTCCATGAAG AATTTGTGGAGTTCAAACATGGACCAGCATTTTTCTGAGGATTGTGATTCCTTTAGCCAGTTAACTAAGTGTGATAGCTTTTCGG ATGTGAAAAGAACAGAGGAGGAAGCCATCTCAGCTTCTCATGAAACTTACAATTATTCTTCAGCATCATCTCATGATCAAAAAGTGAATACTCAACACTCCAATTCTGATAAAGAAGTCCTACGACAATATCCCACACACCCCAGTTTTCCTACTG GAGGAAGTGATCAGAAGAGATCAAAGAAAAGGATGACAGCAAAAGTGGTGTATCCATTTGGCGTAGTGAAGCCAGGAGGACAGGAAGGGGACGTGACGTTAAACGACATCAACGAGAGAATTCTGATGAGGCCGACCCGACCAGTAAGGCATCCGGTCGGAGATTTCGCCTGTCGGCCAACAGTATCTCCGACCGGACCGGGGTTGTCCGGCAAGACTGTGGTGGCACTCACTAAAATTCATACCCAAGGGAGAGGGACAATCACAATTATAAGGACTCGAGGTTGA